In the Motacilla alba alba isolate MOTALB_02 chromosome 6, Motacilla_alba_V1.0_pri, whole genome shotgun sequence genome, CTTAGACCAGCCATCAGAGTGGGAGGAGTTCCCTCCCCACACCTGCATTGACTTCTATTGTGTTTGCAGGGAAAAACTGCTCCTGATTTTCTACTAACAGTTTATAAAGACACAGTTTATAAAGCAGAAGCTTTATAACTGtaacaaaagcagaatgaaaaatgttttgctatAACattcagcaaaagcagaatgaaaaaaatagggTAAGGGGTGTGTTTCCTCCTATGTGCACTAGAACACTTACAGCCATTTCACCGTCCTCCTTTGCCCACCCAGCCTTTTCTGATCTCTCAGAGTgcctctttctgtctttttcagaGCTCCACCGCCACGAATGCATCCAGGAGAAGAATGTGAAAGAAGCCAAAACCAAGTGCAGAACCATTGCATCCCTGCTGACAGATGCACCCAACCCCCACTCCAAGGGGGTGCTGATGTTTAAGAAACGCAGGCAAAGGGCCAAGAAGTATACATTGGTAAGCTTTGGCAGTGTTGATGAAGACCGCTCCTACGAGGAGGAAGATGGAGTTTTTCCAACTAGTGAATCTGAATTTGATGAGGAAGGTTTCTCTGATGCCCGAAGCCTAACTAATCACTCAGACTGGGACAACACTTATCTAGACATTGAAAAATCCAAATCTGACTCTGAACAGAAGGAGGAGAAGCAAAAAGGCTTGAGTGAGGCCTCAGGTAAAGGAGCACGATTAtttgagcagcagagggaacggGCTGGGAAGTACACAGTCGAGAAAACTCCAGTGCAGAAGAGCCCACAGCTTGCCCCAGCTGCCCAGCCAAAGCAGGGCCCAGTGAACGGAGATATGCCTGTGCCAGAGAAGGCAGACAATGTGCCCCTCAGCATCCACCTGGAAGCTGTGCAAGtgcccagcaagcagccagccacTGTCCCCACTCAGGTCCTgactgcccccagccccactttcttccctcctcccccaagCACCCCCGACCCCTTCTCTGCAAGTTCAACAAGCATGTTCAACAGATCTGCACGGCCCTTTACTCCTGGCTTTTCTGGCCAGCGTCCAGCAACATCCTCTGTCATCTTTAGGCCATCtgcacccaaaaaacccactgaaagtCTGGGTGGGCAAAGCACAGTGGTTCCCCCTTTCTCACCTCTGGTTCCAGGAACACCTGCCAATGCACCAGTGCCAACACAGCGTGGTCCAGTCAGCTCCTCCACATCTCTGTATATTCCTGCACCAGGAAGACCAACATCACCACTGGAGTCACAGCTGAAAGGGGGAGGAAGCGCTTCAGAGGTCAAGCCTTCTGCCAACACTGCCCGGACATCCACCACCTCTATCTTTCTGTCAACTCCCTCAAAGCCAGGAGGGGATAtgggctctgcagcatcccagccacGAGTCCCTGGAACAGCTTCTTCTTCATTGTATATTAGTCCAGCACCATCACAGCACGTGAGAAGCAGTTCCCCTGTGCCAAAACAGCCTTCTCCTGCCATCACTCCAGCAATGCCACGACCTCCTTCAGAGCCCTTAAcctccagggagcagaggattgctgtgccagctccccgCACAGGCATCCTGCAGGAGGCTCGCCGACGGGGCAACAAGAAACCCATGTTCAGTAAGAttgaggagaagaagaagaattcACCCAACCCTGAGCTCCTGTCTCTGGTGCAGAACCTGGATGAGAAGCCAAAGGGTGACCACCCTGCAGCAGGCTTTGAGTCTGGGCCTGAGGAGGACTTCCTCAGCCTGGGTGCTGAGGCCTGCAACTTCATGCAGTCCTCAGGCCGCAAGTTCAAGACCCCACCTCCAGTGGCCCCCAAGCCTCAGCAGGATGCTGGATTGGTAAATGGGGCCCAGGACATGCCTCAGCTTAAAGGCAAGGGGGCAGAGCTCTTTGCCAAACGCCAGAGCCGCATGGACAAATTTGTGGTGGAAACAACACCGAAGCCAGAGTACAAGCCCAGGaccccctctccatccccttcTCTACCCTCATGCTGGAAATATTCACCCAACATCCGGGCTCCCCCTCCAATAGCTTACAACCCAATGCATTCCCCTTTCTATCCTCTGGCAGCCAGCAAATCTCAGGCTagcaaagcagagagcaaagtGAAAAAGGCACCTGGCCAGAAATCGGGGATCAAGGTCATTGATTTAATGCGTCACCAGCCCTATCAATTGAAGTCAGCCATGTTCTGTTTTGGGGATCCCCCAAGCCCTGGCACTCAGACTAGTCCTGGTCAGCCAGCCCCGCAGGCTAGCTCATCCTTCATGGCAGCCAAGCAGGTCCCTGTGAAAATAGCCAAGACCCAGGAGATTCGTCGCTTCTCCACTCCAGCTCCCAtgccagcctccagcagcctggcaccCACTGTGCTTGTGCCCCGCTCGGCCACCACGCTGGATGAGCCATTGTGGAGAACAGAAATGGCCTCTTCTGCCCCTGCTACACCAGCACCCTTCCAGGTGGAGCTCAGCCCTTCCCCTAAGCCATATCAGAGCTCCCCAGAGCCcggacaggtgggacagggaccTCCTCCAAACTCAGCCTCTGCCTCTCGGTTTCAGGTGGCCAGGCCCAAATTCTCTGCAGCAAGAACAGGCATGCAGGCCAATGTGTGGAGGCCGAGTTTTGGCCATCACTGAGGCAGGCACCCCTCCCATCCTGTCTGTGGCCCCACAGAGATAGCGcttgttttgtctttcatgtCAGCTCAGTACATTGGGATGAGTgacacaaaatgaagaaaaaaaacctcaaaaaattaTTGCCCTTCTGCAccacccccttccccagcctccccTGGTCTCAGATGGGATGCTTCATGGAAAG is a window encoding:
- the SYNPO2L gene encoding synaptopodin 2-like protein is translated as MGAEEEMLITLSGGAPWGFRLQGGSEQKRPLQVSKIRKRSKACRGGLWENDVLVSINGKSCAGLSHANAMQIIDSSNGMLNIRVKRIVGGDQTGPWLQRSPSPGQRVLSPPSVPSPSAQLLSSEPAGAPATTQPSQPWRSQRHLESLTSPPDSEAYYGETDSDADNVAQEKHRRARKKSPRSPPDSTTGRADAPQDEVSLSEQSGYESMPEAAAQGGAELASSSGVAKREIVCLPGSRTDTPFSDGEGQLRPPSAEGREPSPEAMLLPHATKAIRAERHLIPMVGPVEHPIDEDLTTTYTEKAKQAKLHRHECIQEKNVKEAKTKCRTIASLLTDAPNPHSKGVLMFKKRRQRAKKYTLVSFGSVDEDRSYEEEDGVFPTSESEFDEEGFSDARSLTNHSDWDNTYLDIEKSKSDSEQKEEKQKGLSEASGKGARLFEQQRERAGKYTVEKTPVQKSPQLAPAAQPKQGPVNGDMPVPEKADNVPLSIHLEAVQVPSKQPATVPTQVLTAPSPTFFPPPPSTPDPFSASSTSMFNRSARPFTPGFSGQRPATSSVIFRPSAPKKPTESLGGQSTVVPPFSPLVPGTPANAPVPTQRGPVSSSTSLYIPAPGRPTSPLESQLKGGGSASEVKPSANTARTSTTSIFLSTPSKPGGDMGSAASQPRVPGTASSSLYISPAPSQHVRSSSPVPKQPSPAITPAMPRPPSEPLTSREQRIAVPAPRTGILQEARRRGNKKPMFSKIEEKKKNSPNPELLSLVQNLDEKPKGDHPAAGFESGPEEDFLSLGAEACNFMQSSGRKFKTPPPVAPKPQQDAGLVNGAQDMPQLKGKGAELFAKRQSRMDKFVVETTPKPEYKPRTPSPSPSLPSCWKYSPNIRAPPPIAYNPMHSPFYPLAASKSQASKAESKVKKAPGQKSGIKVIDLMRHQPYQLKSAMFCFGDPPSPGTQTSPGQPAPQASSSFMAAKQVPVKIAKTQEIRRFSTPAPMPASSSLAPTVLVPRSATTLDEPLWRTEMASSAPATPAPFQVELSPSPKPYQSSPEPGQVGQGPPPNSASASRFQVARPKFSAARTGMQANVWRPSFGHH